A part of Paenibacillus sp. sptzw28 genomic DNA contains:
- a CDS encoding phosphosulfolactate synthase — MKFFPQPVWPRELEDPGDIRCSLNANDSENLRSERGQTMVIDKGLGRNAFSDLIETSGDYIDMIKLGFGTAPLYPLELLVSKIELAKRRNIIMMPGGTLLETAVKQNVVPAFFDTVCRLGFNGIEVSDGTIELPRNRRTELIKEGVRRGLCVVTEYGKKLTGSLIDASALAVTAETDLNAGAELIIVEARESGVGVGLFDENGECRNNVLETVCQTLGSTTPIMWEAPLKQQQVHLLKTFGPQVHLGNIPPDETTALETMRRGLRSDTFSFGLGKASVHYVI; from the coding sequence ATGAAGTTCTTTCCTCAACCGGTATGGCCAAGGGAACTTGAGGATCCCGGCGACATCCGCTGCAGTCTCAATGCGAACGATTCGGAGAACTTGAGAAGCGAACGTGGACAAACGATGGTTATCGATAAAGGTCTCGGCCGCAATGCTTTCAGCGACTTAATCGAAACGTCCGGAGATTATATCGATATGATTAAACTGGGCTTCGGCACCGCTCCTCTGTATCCGCTCGAGTTGTTGGTTAGCAAGATCGAGCTTGCAAAGCGCCGTAATATTATAATGATGCCTGGAGGGACACTGCTGGAGACGGCGGTGAAGCAAAATGTAGTGCCGGCTTTCTTCGACACCGTGTGCAGGCTGGGCTTTAACGGTATCGAGGTTTCGGACGGTACAATCGAGCTGCCCCGAAACCGTCGGACCGAATTAATCAAGGAAGGTGTCCGAAGAGGACTCTGCGTGGTAACCGAGTATGGTAAAAAGCTGACCGGATCGCTTATTGATGCCAGTGCTCTTGCTGTAACGGCGGAAACGGATCTGAATGCAGGAGCGGAGCTAATTATTGTGGAGGCACGCGAATCTGGTGTGGGTGTCGGTCTTTTCGACGAAAATGGGGAATGCCGCAATAATGTCCTGGAGACTGTATGTCAAACTCTCGGCAGTACGACTCCAATAATGTGGGAGGCTCCGCTCAAGCAGCAGCAGGTTCATCTGCTGAAGACATTCGGACCGCAAGTCCACCTCGGCAATATCCCGCCGGACGAGACGACTGCGCTTGAAACGATGCGCCGCGGCTTGCGTTCCGATACATTCAGCTTTGGGCTCGGGAAAGCTTCGGTTCATTATGTGATTTGA
- a CDS encoding spore coat protein, producing MYNDERQPQHLAWHETLETHELVAFQANHLMGFKMDISNVKDPALKALYAETIQALELNLKDLLPYFKFAPVAARAVSSQDLTAYYAGHLLAFAKTSVRTYAIAITETATPALRETLQKHINNAIQLHAKVFYFMLGRGLYPSYDLEKLIANDIKNAQVALKM from the coding sequence ATGTATAACGACGAGAGACAGCCCCAACATTTAGCCTGGCATGAGACACTGGAAACACACGAATTAGTGGCTTTCCAAGCCAATCATTTGATGGGCTTCAAAATGGATATATCCAATGTTAAAGACCCGGCGTTAAAGGCATTATACGCTGAGACGATTCAGGCGCTGGAGCTGAATTTGAAAGACCTTCTGCCATACTTTAAATTTGCGCCGGTTGCGGCAAGGGCTGTTTCTTCACAGGACCTAACCGCTTATTATGCCGGTCACCTGCTTGCTTTTGCAAAAACTTCCGTGCGGACTTACGCTATCGCCATAACCGAAACGGCAACACCTGCCTTGCGCGAAACTCTCCAAAAACATATTAATAACGCCATACAGCTTCACGCAAAAGTATTTTACTTCATGCTTGGGCGCGGGTTATATCCTTCATACGATTTAGAAAAGCTGATCGCGAACGATATCAAAAATGCGCAGGTGGCATTAAAAATGTAA
- a CDS encoding MFS transporter — MREVENNTISVSDFSEIKKSVPWIYFVIFFAVLNESVFNVSTPDIAEQFNLEASGVSWVVTIFFIVFGMGMVIFGKLSDMHSIKKLITIGILLYSLGSIFGFVLQSWYPAVIMSRAIQGAGGSAIPALIFIMVARFFTVKERGKMFGIITSTVSFAVGIGPVLGGYIAGSFHWSYLFLVPLPVLLAIPFFQKYLPKEQPGKGKLDVLGAVLLGIVVTMVILFTTQVSLVYLIIAFIALILFILHIRRAKEPFVDPALFKNPLYRNALIIGFLIFGTVMSVMFVIPLMLSKIYGLDTENIGLIMFPGAISAVVFGRVAGNMTVSRGSHFVVYLGLTLITASLLLQSSLIGFWVWYIGIALIMMYIGFSFMQTALTESVTQILPVHQIGVGMGMFNMTSTISGAVVTALVAKSLEQNVFDFSFHPFITNSHAYLYGNLILILSIVVAASALLYLVSFGKKVSQTVNEPV; from the coding sequence ATGAGAGAAGTGGAGAATAATACTATATCTGTTTCAGACTTTTCCGAGATTAAGAAAAGTGTGCCGTGGATTTATTTCGTTATCTTCTTTGCCGTTCTGAACGAATCGGTATTTAATGTGTCTACACCGGATATCGCCGAGCAGTTCAATCTGGAAGCTTCCGGAGTCAGCTGGGTGGTGACGATCTTTTTTATTGTCTTCGGCATGGGGATGGTCATCTTCGGCAAGCTTTCCGATATGCACAGTATCAAAAAATTGATAACGATCGGAATATTGCTTTACAGCCTTGGATCAATTTTTGGCTTTGTGCTTCAATCCTGGTATCCGGCTGTCATCATGTCCAGGGCCATTCAAGGGGCCGGAGGGTCCGCAATCCCTGCACTGATCTTTATCATGGTAGCCCGGTTCTTTACTGTGAAAGAACGGGGGAAGATGTTCGGAATCATAACGTCCACCGTCTCTTTCGCGGTTGGAATTGGTCCGGTACTCGGCGGATATATCGCTGGATCGTTCCACTGGTCATATTTATTTCTCGTTCCGCTGCCGGTACTCCTCGCTATTCCTTTTTTTCAAAAGTATTTGCCTAAGGAGCAGCCCGGTAAAGGTAAGCTTGATGTTCTTGGCGCAGTACTGCTCGGCATCGTAGTAACGATGGTAATCTTATTTACAACTCAAGTGAGCCTGGTTTATTTGATCATAGCCTTCATCGCTCTAATATTATTCATTCTTCATATTCGCAGAGCGAAGGAACCGTTTGTCGATCCGGCCCTGTTCAAGAACCCCCTGTATCGGAACGCGCTAATCATTGGTTTTCTAATATTCGGAACCGTTATGTCGGTGATGTTTGTAATCCCGCTTATGCTGAGCAAAATATACGGTTTGGATACGGAGAATATCGGGCTCATTATGTTTCCCGGTGCAATTAGCGCAGTGGTTTTCGGAAGAGTCGCCGGTAATATGACCGTCTCGCGAGGAAGCCATTTTGTGGTGTATCTTGGTTTGACCTTGATAACAGCAAGTCTTCTGCTGCAATCTTCCCTTATCGGGTTCTGGGTATGGTACATCGGAATAGCTTTAATAATGATGTACATCGGGTTCTCTTTCATGCAGACGGCACTAACGGAAAGTGTCACGCAAATTTTACCTGTTCACCAGATTGGCGTCGGTATGGGAATGTTTAATATGACATCGACCATTTCCGGGGCCGTGGTCACCGCATTGGTTGCCAAATCGCTGGAACAAAATGTGTTTGATTTTTCGTTTCATCCGTTCATTACTAATTCGCATGCATACTTATACGGCAATCTCATTTTAATACTAAGCATCGTTGTTGCAGCAAGCGCATTGTTGTATCTGGTCTCGTTCGGTAAAAAAGTCTCGCAGACAGTTAATGAGCCGGTTTAA
- a CDS encoding MOSC domain-containing protein produces MQSIGRVTLITRYPVKSMAGEHLNQAQFAAYGLYGDRSHALIDESLEGWERYFTAREIPDLLGYKAAFTEGSCPDEFPGLQITSPGGEVFYWDDRLLQEIQKFSNRTISLLRHSPDNEKLLAVDTEGILIINDRSLNKLETILGRGVDKRRFRANLVISLMNGCITDETQLVGKRLSIGSTRLHVTQECERCSMITIDPDTYNRDISILKKLNEEMNLNFGVYASVLAQGNAGIGDTVFITE; encoded by the coding sequence ATGCAATCTATTGGACGAGTTACACTAATAACGAGATATCCTGTGAAATCAATGGCCGGGGAACATTTAAATCAAGCTCAATTTGCGGCTTATGGACTTTACGGAGACCGCAGTCATGCTTTAATAGATGAGTCACTGGAAGGATGGGAGCGTTATTTCACGGCACGTGAAATCCCTGATTTACTTGGTTACAAGGCAGCATTCACTGAAGGCTCTTGTCCGGATGAGTTTCCTGGTCTGCAAATAACGTCTCCTGGCGGCGAGGTTTTCTACTGGGATGACAGGTTGCTTCAAGAAATTCAGAAGTTCTCCAATCGCACGATCTCCTTGCTGCGCCATAGCCCGGATAACGAAAAATTATTGGCAGTGGACACGGAAGGGATATTGATCATCAACGATCGTTCTCTTAACAAGCTTGAGACTATCCTGGGCAGAGGTGTAGACAAGCGCCGATTTAGAGCAAATCTCGTTATATCACTGATGAATGGGTGCATTACTGATGAAACTCAGCTGGTGGGTAAGCGATTATCTATAGGCAGTACCCGACTCCATGTTACCCAGGAATGCGAACGTTGTTCGATGATTACGATAGACCCCGATACTTATAATCGGGATATCTCTATTCTCAAAAAATTGAACGAGGAGATGAATCTTAATTTCGGCGTTTATGCGTCGGTTCTGGCACAAGGGAATGCCGGCATTGGAGATACCGTATTTATTACCGAGTAG
- a CDS encoding Ku protein, translated as MRAMWKGTISFGLVNIPVSLFKATEEHKTSFRSLHDQCQQPIQYKKWCPVCNREVQHQEIIRGYEFAPGNFITFSDNEMDKLPLPTLRTIEILHFTDKDNIDPIYYENAYYLGPSEYGARPYKLLHAAMNQTGKVAIAKIAFRTSEHLSVIRLHQNCLVMNMIYYPAEVRPVRGVPGLEGAAQISEAEFQMAIQLIEQISGDFRSDYHSDYEAALQQLIQAKMHNVEIEQPAIPHVVDLMEALTRSLRTVREPVAMVPDGSPAPFPAPRPRRRR; from the coding sequence ATGCGGGCGATGTGGAAAGGTACGATCAGCTTTGGACTGGTGAATATTCCTGTCAGTTTATTCAAAGCGACAGAGGAACATAAAACCAGTTTCCGCAGTCTACATGATCAATGTCAGCAGCCAATTCAGTACAAAAAATGGTGCCCGGTGTGCAACCGGGAGGTTCAGCACCAAGAAATCATCCGCGGGTATGAGTTTGCTCCGGGAAATTTCATCACGTTCTCAGACAATGAGATGGATAAGCTGCCGCTTCCCACTTTGCGGACAATTGAAATTCTTCACTTTACTGATAAGGATAATATAGATCCTATATATTATGAAAACGCTTATTATTTAGGTCCCAGTGAATACGGTGCGAGACCGTATAAGCTTCTGCATGCGGCAATGAATCAAACCGGCAAAGTAGCTATTGCCAAAATCGCATTCCGAACAAGCGAGCATTTGTCTGTTATTCGTCTGCATCAGAACTGTCTTGTCATGAACATGATCTATTATCCTGCTGAAGTTAGGCCGGTACGGGGAGTACCTGGACTTGAAGGGGCAGCGCAGATCAGCGAGGCTGAGTTTCAGATGGCGATTCAGCTCATCGAGCAAATCAGCGGTGATTTTCGATCCGATTATCACAGCGACTATGAAGCGGCGCTCCAACAGCTTATTCAGGCCAAGATGCACAACGTGGAGATCGAGCAGCCGGCAATTCCACATGTGGTCGATCTGATGGAGGCTTTAACCAGAAGTCTCAGAACGGTCCGAGAACCAGTCGCTATGGTTCCCGACGGGTCTCCGGCTCCATTCCCGGCACCGAGACCAAGGCGAAGGAGATAA
- a CDS encoding DUF2243 domain-containing protein: MRSHPTLLGSFLLGIGAIGMLDGIIFHQILQWHSVYMETDRHNQIVSDGLFHLVVTIIIMWGAVVLWNSGRRKEVGRQRLFLSGLLTGAGFFNFMEGIVNHHLLQIHHVKPGPYEAAYDLAFDAAGLLLLLVGLLIYRNRTGRV, from the coding sequence ATGAGATCCCATCCGACCTTATTAGGCTCCTTCCTGCTCGGTATCGGGGCGATCGGTATGCTGGACGGCATCATCTTTCACCAGATTCTCCAGTGGCACAGTGTTTATATGGAGACTGACCGTCATAATCAAATCGTAAGCGATGGCCTGTTTCATTTAGTCGTCACGATAATCATTATGTGGGGGGCCGTGGTGCTGTGGAACAGCGGCAGACGTAAGGAAGTCGGGCGCCAAAGGCTATTTCTGTCCGGATTACTTACTGGCGCAGGCTTTTTTAACTTTATGGAAGGGATTGTAAATCATCATCTTCTGCAAATTCATCATGTGAAGCCGGGACCTTATGAGGCAGCATATGATCTCGCCTTCGATGCTGCAGGGTTGCTTCTGCTGCTGGTCGGGTTATTGATTTATAGAAACAGGACGGGGAGAGTATAG
- a CDS encoding manganese catalase family protein, with protein sequence MYFYKEDLINMIVPDKADPEAAKVIQEILGGRFGEMRTMMQFFFQSNNFRGKEIQYRDLLRGIFLEELSHVELVQHTINQLLTGSGVQVPGNAGSDGAPLDDAVRHANPHHFIIGAQSSLPVDATGNPWLGSYVYDHGNLIGNLLDNLVLESTGVLQKSRIYEMSTNKTFRETLAFLIVRDNAHQNAFAKALETLGVNWGKLFPVPNYDINKYPECRKYVEMGFHNAQFNFRMDDTRIGEIFSGQSPSRNGGTLEVVQPPEGFPLPFMPELPNEHSPGLYDLNA encoded by the coding sequence TTGTACTTTTACAAAGAGGATTTAATAAACATGATTGTCCCGGACAAGGCCGACCCCGAGGCAGCCAAAGTGATCCAAGAGATACTTGGCGGTCGTTTCGGCGAAATGCGCACCATGATGCAGTTCTTCTTCCAGAGCAATAATTTTCGCGGGAAAGAGATTCAGTACCGCGACTTGCTGCGCGGTATTTTCCTCGAAGAACTGAGCCATGTGGAGCTCGTCCAACATACGATCAACCAGCTGCTTACCGGCTCCGGGGTACAAGTACCCGGAAACGCCGGGTCGGATGGCGCTCCATTGGATGATGCGGTCAGGCATGCCAATCCGCACCATTTCATCATCGGCGCTCAGAGCTCTCTGCCTGTCGATGCTACCGGCAATCCATGGCTTGGCAGCTATGTGTACGACCATGGGAACCTGATCGGTAATCTGCTCGACAATCTGGTTCTCGAGTCGACCGGTGTTCTTCAGAAGTCCCGGATTTACGAGATGAGCACTAACAAAACGTTCAGAGAAACGCTCGCATTCCTTATTGTTCGGGATAACGCGCATCAAAACGCTTTTGCTAAGGCATTGGAGACCCTGGGCGTAAACTGGGGTAAGCTGTTCCCTGTACCAAACTACGATATTAATAAGTATCCTGAGTGCCGTAAATATGTGGAAATGGGCTTCCACAACGCCCAATTTAATTTTCGCATGGACGATACGCGGATCGGAGAAATCTTCAGTGGTCAATCGCCGAGCCGAAACGGCGGCACCTTGGAGGTTGTTCAGCCGCCGGAAGGCTTTCCACTGCCGTTTATGCCGGAATTGCCTAATGAGCACAGCCCCGGATTGTATGATTTGAATGCGTAA
- a CDS encoding helix-turn-helix domain-containing protein, translated as MADRYSEINEVISYIHQNIFEPLPLSRLAAYISYSPYHFARIFKEKVGLPPLYYVSSLRLQKAKDLLLQTNLSVRDIGLEIGQQSLGTFTTRFTERVGVTPSDFRNSALQADIRLRSLQELNGWRTSFPSLNRHSRVEGTIQSTIPFEGIILIGLFAKPIPEGLPLHGTLVPSVGEFCITDVKPGIYYLMATSVPWGMKAIDFLLPHTILRFRSLEPIIVEPNSPVPQQQVRLNVPQPDDPPILVSLSLLMDNFINQVLQYSNR; from the coding sequence ATGGCTGATCGGTATTCGGAAATAAACGAGGTGATCTCATATATCCATCAAAATATTTTCGAACCGCTTCCCCTTTCCCGATTAGCTGCCTACATATCTTACAGTCCGTACCATTTTGCGCGTATTTTCAAAGAAAAAGTCGGCCTGCCGCCACTTTATTATGTTTCTTCTCTTCGGCTGCAGAAGGCAAAAGATTTGCTGCTGCAGACGAATTTAAGTGTCCGCGATATCGGATTGGAAATCGGCCAACAGAGTCTGGGGACCTTTACTACCCGATTCACCGAGCGGGTAGGAGTAACGCCATCCGACTTTCGCAACTCGGCTCTGCAGGCGGATATCCGTTTGCGGTCTTTGCAGGAACTTAACGGTTGGCGAACGTCGTTTCCTTCCCTAAACCGGCACTCAAGAGTAGAAGGAACAATCCAGTCGACGATTCCTTTCGAGGGAATCATCCTAATCGGTCTGTTTGCCAAACCGATTCCTGAGGGACTCCCCCTGCACGGAACGCTTGTTCCATCGGTAGGGGAATTCTGCATTACCGATGTCAAACCGGGCATATATTACCTGATGGCTACGTCGGTTCCCTGGGGGATGAAGGCCATAGATTTCCTGCTTCCGCACACAATCTTGCGCTTTCGTTCGCTCGAGCCGATTATCGTGGAACCTAATTCTCCCGTACCGCAACAGCAAGTAAGACTGAATGTTCCTCAGCCGGATGATCCTCCGATTCTGGTCTCCCTCTCCCTGCTGATGGACAATTTCATCAATCAGGTACTTCAATACAGCAATCGATAA